From one Lotus japonicus ecotype B-129 chromosome 3, LjGifu_v1.2 genomic stretch:
- the LOC130746353 gene encoding cathecol O-methyltransferase 1-like — protein sequence MDNSQEEDGIVFSMNMMSSMVLPLAVRSAVELGIFDILGKEGEGMKLSAKDIAVKLGSKNPEAPAMLDRVLRLLACHSMLYCSLSEDQHGPASPQRLYGLAPRSKYFVTDADGVTFGPALHLNLDKVLMESWTDLRGAIMEGGTPFNRVHGRHLYEYAGSDPRLNDVFNKAMSNITIIIMKSILKFYEGFEHINRLVDVGGGLGINLKLITSKYPHIQGVNFDLPHVLEHAPTYAGVTHVGGDMFESVPNGDAIFMKWILHNWSDEYCLKLMKNCHKATPNDGKVIVVEEVLSVLPETTVAAKSATQDDLIMMTQIPGGKERTQNEMTELALGSGFSGVRFVCCVSGFWVMEFYK from the exons ATGGATAATTCACAAGAAGAAGATGGCATTGTTTTTTCCATGAACATGATGTCATCTATGGTGTTACCATTGGCAGTTCGATCGGCAGTTGAGCTGGGCATCTTTGACATTCTAGGGAAAGAAGGTGAAGGAATGAAGCTCTCTGCAAAAGACATTGCGGTTAAGTTGGGCTCAAAGAACCCAGAAGCACCCGCAATGCTGGACCGTGTTCTGAGACTATTGGCTTGTCACTCCATGCTATATTGTTCACTTTCTGAAGATCAACATGGGCCTGCATCTCCTCAGAGGCTTTATGGGCTTGCTCCCAGGTCCAAGTATTTTGTGACTGATGCTGATGGTGTGACATTTGGGCCTGCTTTGCACTTAAATCTTGACAAGGTCCTCATGGAAAGCTG GACCGATTTGAGAGGAGCAATTATGGAAGGAGGCACTCCATTCAACAGGGTTCATGGCAGGCATTTATATGAGTATGCAGGTTCCGATCCCAGGTTAAATGATGTTTTCAACAAAGCTATGTCCAACATTACCATTATAATCATGAAGAGTATTCTTAAGTTTTATGAAGGTTTTGAGCACATCAATAGACTAGTGGATGTAGGTGGTGGTCTCGGGATAAATCTCAAATTGATCACTTCCAAATATCCTCATATCCAGGGTGTTAACTTTGATTTACCTCACGTCCTAGAGCATGCCCCTACATATGCAG GCGTGACACATGTAGGAGGAGATATGTTTGAGAGTGTTCCTAATGGAGATGCCATTTTTATGAAG TGGATACTTCACAATTGGAGTGATGAATACTGCTTGAAATTGATGAAGAATTGCCATAAAGCTACTCCAAATGATGGAAAAGTGATTGTTGTGGAGGAAGTTCTTTCTGTTTTGCCTGAGACAACAGTTGCTGCCAAGAGTGCTACCCAGGATGACCTCATAATGATGACTCAAATCCCAGGAGGAAAAGAGCGAACCCAAAACGAAATGACGGAATTAGCATTAGGATCTGGATTTAGTGGCGTTAGATTCGTATGTTGTGTCTCCGGCTTCTGGGTTATGGAGTTTTATAAGTAG
- the LOC130746356 gene encoding protein CURVATURE THYLAKOID 1B, chloroplastic-like — protein sequence MAATSSSALTISSSSTLLDGKAPRQPPSASPQCVSFPQNRQLKTTVHCRKIARNVKAMATGETSAEVDTTELPEFVKNLQETWDKVDDKYAVGSVVVASVLALWASTGLLSAIDKLPLIPGVLELVGIGYTGWFAYKNLVFKPDREDLLQKIKGTYDEIIGSS from the exons ATGGCCGCAACCTCCTCCTCTGCTCTCACTATATCCTCCTCATCCACCCTCCTTGACGGCAAGGCTCCACGGCAACCACCGTCTGCCTCTCCACAATGTGTGAGCTTTCCTCAGAATCGTCAATTGAAAACCACTGTTCATT GTCGTAAGATTGCTCGCAATGTGAAGGCAATGGCCACAGGAGAGACATCAGCAGAAGTTGACACAACTGAGCTGCCAGAGTTTGTGAAGAATCTTCAAGAAACT TGGGACAAAGTTGATGACAAATATGCAGTGGGTTCAGTGGTTGTAGCTTCTGTGCTTGCATTGTGGGCTTCAACTGGGTTGCTCTCA GCAATTGATAAGCTTCCTTTGATTCCTGGGGTTCTTGAGCTTGTAGGCATTGGCTACACTGGG TGGTTTGCATACAAGAACCTGGTTTTCAAGCCAGACCG GGAAGATTTGCTACAGAAAATAAAAGGAACATATGATGAAATAATTGGGAGCAGCTAA